A region of Plantactinospora sp. BC1 DNA encodes the following proteins:
- the fxsT gene encoding FxSxx-COOH system tetratricopeptide repeat protein: protein MTSANTTTPETGPKPSGSIITFYSYKGGAGRTMALANVAWILASAGQRVLVVDWDLESPGLHRYFHPFLLDKHLRSSRGVIDMVRDYADAMLESPADNEDPDWVSTYADVLRYAVSLDWNFEPPPGPGGARRKAGFLDLLPAGRQDPTYTTAVGTFDWSAFFERLGGNAFLAALARSMRDNYDYVLVDSRTGVGDGAGICTIRLPDTVVASFTMNEQSIDGAVAVARSIMRQRDDGAIRLLPVPMRVEDAEQVKLEAGRDHARRSFAPFLPRLTAEESDRYWGDIEIPYKPFYAYEEILAPFGDRPRQEGTLLAAYERLTRELSNGRVTQLTPMEERQRRRWLPAFERVRAGTGTDLLISYAAVDRMWAEWIAGELTETGLRVVMREVDFSSVGAEADVSGPEGAGQIMVLLSQDYVQSPNAAELWNKTIDREPMDSRRYLVAVRLDNARVPVPFVERDPIELAGLGEERAREQLMEAFDRPRPRRRDESLPEAGAAQRHRFPNSEPPIWNVPPRNVAFTGRRALLEDIRNRLSAAETVVMPQALHGLGGVGKTQTALEYAHRFRADYDVVWWISARQPSVVRASLAELAEQLGVAAGSSVSERVTDVLNALRRGQPYRRWLIVFDNAEDPAELREILPQGPGHTLVTTRNQAWAEKAKTVEVGVFSRMESIAFLRRRAKHLSESEASVVAERLGDLPLAVEQAGAWLATTVEPVQQYLDRLERQLPQMLSEELPPDYQETGAQPWLVSLESLRERSPASAKLLEVCAFFAAEPIPMWLVYSERFVSVLVPYDPTLRDPVLMARAIREVGRYALARIEAGRSGVRVDQRRRGGESDDSGQTSIQLHPLVQAVIRASLPSEEAAGNREHVHAILAAANRKDPDRPENWSLYSDLWPHIVPPGTMDSEQPEVRQLLLDMARYLWKRVDYTTCEELATASIAQWQQRFGADDPQTLLMRFHLANALRLRAQYPAAHEIDQDVHQRLLRTLGGDHPYTLMAAGSLAGDLRALGRFVEARDLDEQTEPLARDVFGEFNPLALNAAHNLAVSLRLVGDLRRALQLDEDTFNRRRAVLGDRHPNTLYSAGNYGRDLRDTGELRESRRVLEQTVEAHREVLGEEHPETLRAIKNYAVTLRKIGEFEQAHALSAETLTRSRRLFQGPDHPDVQACAMNLACDDSALGNDEAALRRAQPVYEWYRRIMGDNHLFTLAYGSNVAIFLRKTGETAGAYELNKDMVQRFTAVAGANHPYTLAARINLGNCLYHQGDYAAARRTDEQDYERLRQLLGPDHPDTLAVANNLATSLTADGDRSAAQELRRSLLPAFRRVLGDTHPNTVALAEENRLNCDLEPPPT from the coding sequence GTGACATCCGCGAACACGACCACGCCGGAGACCGGTCCGAAGCCTTCCGGCAGCATCATCACGTTCTATTCCTACAAGGGCGGTGCCGGCCGGACGATGGCGTTGGCCAATGTGGCCTGGATCCTCGCCAGCGCCGGCCAGCGGGTCCTCGTCGTCGACTGGGACCTGGAATCGCCGGGCCTGCACCGCTATTTCCACCCCTTCCTGCTCGACAAACACCTGCGATCGTCGCGCGGGGTGATCGACATGGTCCGCGACTACGCCGACGCGATGCTCGAATCACCCGCCGACAACGAGGACCCGGACTGGGTCTCGACCTATGCCGACGTGCTGCGCTACGCGGTCTCCCTGGACTGGAACTTCGAGCCGCCGCCAGGGCCGGGCGGAGCGCGCCGCAAGGCCGGCTTTCTCGACCTGCTGCCCGCCGGACGGCAGGATCCGACGTACACGACGGCGGTCGGCACCTTCGACTGGTCCGCCTTCTTCGAGCGGCTCGGCGGGAACGCCTTCCTCGCGGCGCTCGCCAGGAGCATGCGGGACAACTACGACTACGTGCTGGTCGACAGCCGCACCGGGGTCGGTGACGGCGCCGGCATCTGCACCATCCGGCTGCCCGACACCGTGGTCGCCTCCTTCACGATGAACGAGCAGAGCATCGACGGTGCGGTCGCGGTGGCCCGCTCGATCATGCGCCAGCGCGACGACGGGGCGATCCGGCTGCTGCCCGTGCCGATGCGGGTGGAGGACGCCGAGCAGGTCAAGCTCGAGGCCGGCCGGGACCACGCCCGGCGCAGTTTCGCGCCCTTCCTGCCCCGGCTGACCGCCGAGGAGAGCGACCGGTACTGGGGTGACATCGAAATCCCGTACAAGCCCTTCTACGCCTACGAGGAGATCCTCGCGCCGTTCGGGGACCGGCCCCGACAGGAGGGCACCCTGCTGGCCGCGTACGAGCGGCTGACCCGGGAACTCAGCAACGGCCGCGTGACGCAGCTGACCCCGATGGAGGAGCGTCAGCGCCGACGCTGGCTGCCGGCCTTCGAGCGGGTACGCGCCGGCACCGGCACGGACCTGCTGATCAGCTACGCGGCGGTCGACCGGATGTGGGCGGAGTGGATCGCCGGTGAGCTGACCGAGACCGGCCTGCGGGTGGTCATGCGGGAGGTGGACTTCTCCTCCGTCGGCGCGGAGGCGGACGTCAGCGGGCCGGAGGGCGCGGGGCAGATCATGGTGCTGCTCTCCCAGGACTACGTGCAGTCCCCCAACGCCGCCGAGCTGTGGAACAAGACCATCGACCGGGAGCCGATGGACAGCCGCCGCTACCTCGTCGCGGTCCGGCTCGACAACGCCCGGGTGCCCGTGCCGTTCGTCGAACGCGACCCGATCGAGCTCGCCGGGCTGGGCGAGGAGCGGGCCCGCGAGCAGCTCATGGAGGCGTTCGACCGGCCCCGGCCGCGGCGCCGGGACGAGTCCCTACCCGAGGCGGGTGCCGCGCAACGGCACCGCTTCCCCAACTCCGAGCCGCCGATCTGGAACGTACCCCCGCGCAACGTCGCCTTCACCGGCCGCCGGGCACTACTGGAGGACATTCGCAACCGGTTGTCGGCCGCGGAGACCGTGGTGATGCCGCAGGCGCTGCACGGCCTCGGCGGCGTCGGCAAGACCCAGACCGCCCTGGAATACGCGCACCGGTTCCGCGCCGACTACGACGTGGTGTGGTGGATCTCCGCCCGGCAGCCGAGCGTGGTCCGCGCCTCACTGGCGGAACTCGCCGAGCAGCTCGGCGTGGCGGCCGGCAGCAGCGTCTCCGAGCGGGTGACCGACGTGCTGAACGCGCTCCGCCGTGGCCAGCCGTACCGGCGGTGGTTGATCGTCTTCGACAACGCGGAGGATCCGGCCGAGCTGCGGGAGATCCTTCCGCAGGGTCCCGGACACACCCTGGTGACGACCCGTAACCAGGCGTGGGCCGAGAAGGCGAAGACCGTGGAGGTCGGGGTCTTCAGCCGGATGGAGAGCATCGCCTTCCTGCGTCGGCGGGCGAAGCATCTCTCCGAGTCCGAGGCCTCCGTGGTCGCCGAGCGCCTCGGCGACCTGCCGCTCGCCGTCGAGCAGGCCGGGGCCTGGCTGGCCACCACCGTCGAGCCGGTGCAGCAGTACCTGGACCGGCTCGAACGCCAGTTGCCGCAGATGCTCTCCGAGGAGCTGCCACCCGACTACCAGGAGACCGGCGCGCAGCCGTGGCTGGTCTCGCTGGAGAGTCTGCGCGAGCGGAGCCCCGCCTCGGCGAAGCTGCTCGAGGTCTGCGCGTTCTTCGCCGCCGAGCCGATCCCGATGTGGCTGGTATACAGCGAACGGTTCGTCTCGGTACTGGTGCCGTACGACCCGACGCTGCGCGATCCGGTGCTGATGGCGCGGGCGATCCGGGAGGTCGGCCGGTACGCGCTGGCCCGTATCGAGGCCGGGCGGTCCGGCGTACGGGTCGACCAGCGGCGGCGAGGCGGCGAATCCGACGACTCCGGGCAGACGAGCATCCAGTTGCACCCGCTGGTCCAGGCGGTGATCCGGGCCTCGCTACCGTCCGAGGAGGCGGCCGGCAACCGCGAGCACGTCCACGCGATCCTCGCCGCGGCGAACCGGAAGGACCCGGACCGCCCGGAGAACTGGAGCCTCTACTCGGACCTCTGGCCGCACATCGTGCCGCCGGGCACGATGGACTCCGAGCAGCCCGAGGTGCGCCAACTGCTCCTTGACATGGCCCGTTACCTGTGGAAACGCGTCGACTACACCACTTGCGAGGAGTTGGCCACCGCCAGCATCGCCCAGTGGCAGCAGCGTTTCGGCGCGGACGACCCGCAGACGCTGCTGATGCGCTTCCACCTCGCGAACGCGCTGCGGCTGCGGGCGCAGTACCCGGCGGCGCACGAGATCGACCAGGACGTGCACCAGCGGCTGCTCCGTACCCTCGGCGGCGACCACCCCTACACGCTGATGGCGGCCGGCAGCCTTGCCGGTGACCTCCGCGCGCTGGGCCGCTTCGTCGAGGCGCGCGACCTCGACGAGCAGACCGAGCCGTTGGCCCGGGACGTCTTCGGCGAGTTCAACCCGCTGGCGTTGAACGCGGCACACAACCTCGCCGTGTCGCTGCGACTCGTCGGCGACCTGCGCCGGGCCCTGCAACTCGACGAGGACACCTTCAACCGGCGCCGAGCCGTACTCGGCGACCGGCACCCCAACACGCTCTACAGCGCCGGCAACTACGGGCGCGACCTGCGCGACACCGGCGAGCTGCGCGAATCGCGCCGGGTGCTGGAGCAGACCGTGGAGGCGCACCGGGAGGTGCTCGGCGAGGAGCACCCGGAGACGCTGCGGGCGATCAAGAACTACGCCGTGACACTGCGGAAGATCGGGGAGTTCGAGCAGGCACACGCCCTGAGCGCCGAGACGCTGACCCGGTCGCGGCGACTCTTCCAGGGCCCCGACCATCCCGACGTGCAGGCCTGCGCGATGAACCTCGCCTGTGACGACTCCGCCCTCGGTAACGACGAGGCGGCGCTGCGCCGCGCCCAGCCGGTCTACGAGTGGTACCGGCGGATCATGGGCGACAACCACCTCTTCACGCTCGCGTACGGGAGCAACGTCGCGATCTTCCTCCGCAAGACCGGGGAGACGGCCGGGGCGTACGAGCTCAACAAGGACATGGTGCAGCGGTTCACCGCGGTCGCCGGGGCGAACCACCCGTACACGCTGGCCGCCCGGATCAACCTCGGCAACTGCCTCTACCACCAGGGCGACTACGCGGCGGCCCGCCGCACCGACGAGCAGGACTACGAACGGCTCCGGCAACTTCTCGGCCCGGACCATCCCGACACGTTGGCGGTCGCCAACAACCTGGCGACCAGCCTCACCGCCGACGGCGACCGGTCGGCGGCACAGGAGCTGCGCCGCTCGCTGCTACCCGCGTTTCGTCGGGTCCTCGGCGACACTCATCCCAACACCGTCGCGCTGGCCGAGGAGAACCGGCTCAACTGCGATCTGGAGCCGCCTCCGACGTAG
- a CDS encoding TIR-like protein FxsC, whose protein sequence is MLYFFLSYARGDEDELVQRFFQDLSTEVRLLAGLPRDEVVGFVDRSIRVGERWPRQLSEALSTCRSFLALMSPRYFQSRSCGQEWQVFADRAHRYESAAKVDSSLLKPLMWVPTAPPKMHRVAEPIQYFSDRLGDTYRQLGIRQLMRLRRLEDDYRAFTFELAEQVVNSVEAHQLTEGVAAADFSALPSAFHRNVTEPGGDSGLDDKPFTTHIVVVALPRPDMAAVRTELDVYGDQALDWAPYRPPLLSPLVEYACNIAETHSFRSRVADLNELAVRAAQAHQHNQIIVLLVDAWVTQVDEVQRALTSRGGDRVPITAVLIPNSRDDPETRRRWPDLSMACRELFGKLANDDELYRSAIPTHMAFGHALPDVLEAARNRVHSVGTVKRTLEGPVSTEHARVDGPWMNPS, encoded by the coding sequence GTGCTCTACTTCTTCCTCAGTTACGCCCGAGGTGACGAGGATGAACTTGTTCAGCGCTTCTTTCAAGATCTGAGCACCGAAGTGCGGCTACTGGCCGGTCTGCCCCGGGACGAAGTGGTCGGCTTCGTCGACCGGAGCATCCGGGTCGGCGAGCGTTGGCCGAGGCAGCTCTCCGAGGCGCTCTCCACATGCCGATCTTTTCTCGCACTGATGTCGCCGCGCTATTTCCAGAGCCGGTCCTGCGGTCAGGAATGGCAGGTGTTCGCCGACCGGGCGCACCGCTACGAGTCGGCGGCAAAGGTCGACTCGTCGCTCCTCAAACCACTCATGTGGGTCCCCACCGCCCCGCCGAAGATGCACCGGGTCGCCGAGCCGATCCAATACTTCTCCGACCGGCTCGGCGACACCTACCGGCAGTTGGGCATCCGACAGCTCATGCGACTCCGGCGGCTCGAGGACGACTACCGCGCCTTCACGTTCGAACTGGCCGAGCAGGTCGTCAACAGCGTCGAGGCGCACCAGCTCACCGAGGGCGTGGCGGCGGCCGACTTCTCCGCCCTGCCCAGCGCCTTCCACCGCAACGTCACGGAGCCCGGCGGCGACTCCGGTCTGGACGACAAGCCGTTCACCACGCACATCGTGGTGGTGGCGCTGCCCCGTCCCGACATGGCTGCCGTACGCACCGAACTCGACGTCTACGGCGACCAGGCCCTCGACTGGGCTCCCTACCGGCCACCGCTGCTGAGCCCCCTCGTGGAATACGCCTGCAACATCGCGGAGACGCACAGTTTCCGTTCCCGGGTGGCCGACCTGAACGAGCTTGCCGTCCGGGCGGCGCAGGCGCACCAGCACAACCAGATCATCGTGCTGCTCGTCGACGCCTGGGTGACCCAGGTCGACGAGGTGCAGCGGGCCCTGACGAGCAGGGGCGGCGACCGGGTGCCGATCACCGCCGTGCTCATTCCGAACAGCCGGGACGATCCGGAAACCCGGCGCCGGTGGCCGGATCTGTCGATGGCGTGCCGAGAATTGTTCGGAAAGCTGGCCAACGACGACGAACTCTACCGTTCGGCGATTCCGACCCACATGGCCTTCGGCCACGCACTTCCCGATGTCCTCGAAGCCGCCCGGAACCGCGTGCACAGCGTCGGTACGGTGAAACGCACGCTGGAGGGACCGGTGAGCACCGAACACGCACGGGTGGACGGCCCCTGGATGAATCCGAGCTGA
- a CDS encoding superoxide dismutase yields the protein MAVYTLPDMPYDYGALEPAMSGEILELHHSKHHAAYVKGSNDALDQLAEARDKGDYGTLVGLEKTFAFNLSGHVLHSIFWNNLSPDGGDRPDGDLAAAIDEHFGSFDKFSGQLSAATKSVQGSGWGVLAWEPLSRRLIVEQVYDHHGNVGQGSTPILVFDAWEHAYYLQYRNVRPDYVDRLWNLVDWTDVTARFDAARTSQPKI from the coding sequence ATGGCCGTCTACACGCTCCCCGACATGCCCTACGACTACGGCGCCCTCGAACCCGCCATGTCCGGCGAGATCCTGGAACTGCACCACAGCAAGCACCACGCCGCGTACGTCAAGGGCAGCAACGACGCCCTCGACCAACTCGCCGAGGCCCGCGACAAGGGCGACTACGGCACCCTCGTCGGGCTGGAGAAGACCTTCGCGTTCAACCTCTCCGGCCACGTACTCCACTCGATCTTCTGGAACAACCTCTCCCCCGACGGCGGCGACCGCCCCGACGGAGACCTCGCCGCCGCCATCGACGAACACTTCGGATCCTTCGACAAGTTCTCCGGACAGCTCTCCGCCGCCACCAAGAGCGTCCAGGGCTCCGGCTGGGGCGTCCTGGCCTGGGAACCACTCAGCCGCCGCCTCATCGTCGAACAGGTCTACGACCACCACGGCAACGTCGGCCAGGGCTCCACCCCGATCCTCGTCTTCGACGCCTGGGAACACGCCTACTACCTGCAATACCGCAACGTCCGCCCCGACTACGTCGACCGCCTCTGGAACCTCGTCGACTGGACCGACGTCACCGCCCGGTTCGACGCCGCCCGAACCAGCCAACCCAAGATCTGA
- a CDS encoding superoxide dismutase translates to MGHPDPVHAAETVQRAAGVIAARRRGDLDGAEALLATFPTETAKTLGFYLLADLALGLLQAQSGQSVDDLVRELALHLATAAEQPPSGSR, encoded by the coding sequence GTGGGCCACCCCGACCCGGTCCACGCCGCCGAAACGGTCCAACGCGCCGCCGGAGTCATCGCCGCACGCCGACGCGGCGACCTCGACGGCGCCGAAGCCCTCCTCGCCACCTTCCCCACCGAAACGGCGAAAACCCTCGGCTTCTATCTCCTCGCCGACCTCGCCCTCGGACTGTTGCAGGCCCAGTCCGGGCAGTCAGTGGACGACCTTGTCCGGGAACTGGCCCTGCACCTCGCCACCGCCGCCGAGCAGCCACCGTCGGGAAGCCGGTAG
- a CDS encoding copper resistance CopC family protein encodes MLVVVSPASPAHAHTELSRTSPAARSTVSKAVTAVTLTFSGLIKKPGTTVVVTGPDKVSYSDADAQVLDKTITQKVKPLPVGAITVVWRTVSADGHTIKGSFTFTNRVAPPTPTAAATPTAEPTPTVEPTTPPAASPAAVTNTDGGGSSPAVWWAVVLGAVLAVAVLGGLLLRRRRSTGA; translated from the coding sequence ATGCTCGTCGTCGTCTCACCGGCGAGTCCGGCCCACGCGCACACGGAACTGAGCCGTACGTCGCCGGCGGCCAGGAGCACGGTCAGCAAGGCGGTGACCGCGGTGACGCTGACCTTCAGCGGGCTGATCAAGAAGCCCGGGACCACCGTGGTGGTGACCGGCCCGGACAAGGTCTCCTACAGCGACGCCGACGCGCAGGTGCTGGACAAGACGATCACGCAGAAGGTGAAGCCGCTGCCCGTCGGTGCGATCACGGTCGTCTGGCGTACCGTCTCGGCCGACGGTCACACGATCAAGGGCAGCTTCACCTTCACCAACAGGGTCGCACCGCCCACCCCGACCGCTGCGGCCACCCCGACGGCCGAGCCGACGCCGACCGTGGAACCGACGACGCCACCTGCCGCGTCGCCCGCCGCAGTGACCAACACCGATGGTGGTGGATCGTCGCCCGCGGTCTGGTGGGCGGTGGTTCTCGGCGCCGTGCTCGCGGTCGCGGTGCTCGGGGGCCTGCTGCTGCGTCGCCGGCGATCGACCGGCGCCTGA
- a CDS encoding MFS transporter — protein sequence MSGSVSAYRRLWRHRWVPSLLLVGVCARVPLQAYVFAVLLLAVDRTGTYPAAGVVTAATGVGYAVGVPVHGRLVDRYGQTWPLLLAAGANAVAFTGLLVTAQVRPTTVALTVWSAAVGLSLPPVAAAARALWSQAIPDDDIRRTALAVDAMVLDLALVVGPLLVSALSVLAGPGWALAGCAVVLLGGTLWFSVLPPSRSWVPARRRGSLAGPLRSTGIVVLLAVSVLAGALLGMLRLGFVEFTDRESTPATGGLALAAFGAGSLLGGLLYGARSWRADAAVRIRVIIAGYACGVASLALAPTVPVLVGLSVAAGLFLAPLVICNFELIGRCAPRGTLTEAFAWGITATFAGSALGNLVAGLLSAADASAAVVFTIAAGFAALAAAVAGAGSRALGRDQSAASVVPAAPTPRPPLTPPTRAAEKAAR from the coding sequence GTGAGCGGTTCGGTGTCGGCGTACCGGCGGTTGTGGCGGCACCGGTGGGTGCCGTCACTGCTGCTCGTGGGCGTCTGCGCCCGGGTGCCGCTGCAGGCGTACGTCTTCGCGGTGCTGTTGCTGGCGGTGGACCGGACCGGCACCTACCCGGCGGCGGGGGTGGTGACCGCCGCGACCGGGGTCGGCTACGCGGTCGGTGTGCCGGTGCACGGACGGCTCGTCGACCGGTACGGCCAGACCTGGCCACTGCTGCTCGCCGCCGGAGCCAACGCTGTCGCGTTCACCGGACTGCTCGTCACCGCCCAGGTACGGCCGACGACGGTGGCCCTGACCGTCTGGTCGGCGGCGGTGGGGCTGTCGCTGCCCCCGGTGGCCGCCGCAGCCCGGGCGCTGTGGTCGCAGGCGATCCCCGACGACGACATCCGCCGCACGGCGTTGGCGGTGGACGCCATGGTCCTCGACCTCGCCCTGGTGGTCGGTCCGCTGCTGGTCAGTGCCCTCAGCGTGCTGGCTGGGCCGGGCTGGGCCCTGGCCGGCTGCGCCGTGGTGCTGCTCGGCGGCACGCTGTGGTTCAGTGTTCTGCCGCCGTCGCGGTCCTGGGTTCCGGCCCGCCGCCGGGGCAGTCTGGCCGGTCCGCTGCGCTCGACGGGCATAGTCGTGCTGCTGGCCGTCTCCGTCCTGGCCGGGGCGCTGCTGGGAATGCTCCGGCTCGGCTTCGTGGAGTTCACCGATCGCGAATCCACGCCGGCTACCGGCGGCCTGGCGTTGGCAGCGTTCGGCGCCGGGAGTCTGCTCGGCGGGCTGCTCTACGGTGCCCGTTCCTGGCGGGCGGACGCGGCCGTACGGATCCGGGTGATCATCGCCGGGTACGCCTGTGGCGTCGCGTCACTGGCGCTGGCCCCGACCGTGCCGGTGCTGGTGGGGTTGTCGGTGGCGGCCGGCCTCTTCCTGGCCCCGCTGGTGATCTGCAACTTCGAACTCATCGGCCGGTGCGCGCCGAGGGGAACGCTCACCGAGGCGTTCGCGTGGGGAATCACCGCCACCTTCGCCGGGTCGGCGCTCGGCAACCTCGTCGCCGGTCTGCTCTCCGCCGCCGACGCGTCGGCGGCGGTCGTGTTCACGATCGCCGCCGGGTTCGCTGCCCTGGCCGCCGCCGTGGCCGGCGCCGGCTCCCGTGCCCTTGGCAGGGATCAGTCGGCGGCGAGCGTCGTGCCCGCCGCGCCGACGCCGAGACCGCCGCTGACGCCACCCACCCGCGCCGCCGAGAAGGCTGCCCGATGA
- a CDS encoding SagB/ThcOx family dehydrogenase, with protein MTQAEFRRAQTLMMYWHEGELTAENYLESRSTDTEADNAVAVDGQAVELLEHFTDWSTVQKVAAGLGEYDRESVQDAVGALVDAGLLLDRVGAQREEQFLRAWQNWGEEARFFHFGTRNTIYTGDSLEQRRSDARWVRETGGTPPAIFKSYPDAPRVYLPRAFLPLADPFGEVLTRRRTHRVFTGEPTSLAQLSTVLFYTFAPMQLYDAGDLGTLMLRTSPCGGARHELEGYVAVLDVQDVPPGLYHYNAEAHALELVDPDFDRGRLHRLTYESEMCTPSAFVCFVTVVFARTMYKYRHSRALRVTLLSAGHLGQTFVLTSTAVGLGGWQSAAFRDEELDAALGVDGFAEGSLYMFGAGVPVLAETGMPAGITRARLTDPARLVAPHPTDGRAGGTSG; from the coding sequence ATGACGCAGGCGGAGTTCCGGCGGGCGCAGACGTTGATGATGTATTGGCATGAGGGGGAGTTGACGGCCGAGAACTACCTGGAGAGTCGCTCCACCGACACCGAAGCCGACAACGCGGTGGCCGTCGACGGGCAGGCGGTGGAACTGCTGGAGCATTTCACGGACTGGTCGACGGTGCAGAAGGTCGCGGCCGGCCTCGGCGAGTACGACCGCGAGTCCGTGCAGGACGCGGTCGGGGCGTTGGTCGACGCCGGCCTGCTGCTCGACCGGGTCGGCGCGCAGCGGGAGGAGCAGTTCCTGCGGGCCTGGCAGAACTGGGGTGAGGAGGCCCGCTTCTTCCACTTCGGCACCCGGAACACGATCTACACCGGCGACAGCCTCGAGCAACGCCGCAGCGACGCCCGCTGGGTACGGGAGACCGGCGGAACCCCTCCGGCGATCTTCAAGTCGTACCCGGACGCGCCACGGGTGTACCTGCCGAGGGCGTTCCTGCCGCTGGCCGACCCGTTCGGGGAGGTGTTGACCCGCCGCCGTACGCACCGGGTGTTCACCGGCGAGCCGACGAGCCTGGCGCAGCTGTCGACGGTGCTGTTCTACACCTTCGCGCCGATGCAGCTCTACGACGCCGGTGACCTGGGCACGCTGATGCTGCGGACCAGCCCGTGCGGCGGCGCCCGGCACGAACTGGAGGGCTACGTCGCCGTCCTCGACGTGCAGGACGTGCCGCCGGGGCTGTACCACTACAACGCCGAGGCGCACGCGCTCGAACTGGTCGATCCCGACTTCGACCGGGGCCGGCTGCACCGGTTGACGTACGAGTCGGAGATGTGCACGCCGTCGGCGTTCGTCTGCTTCGTGACCGTCGTGTTCGCGCGGACGATGTACAAGTACCGGCACTCCCGGGCGCTGCGGGTGACGTTGCTGTCGGCGGGGCATCTGGGGCAGACGTTCGTGCTCACCTCGACCGCGGTGGGGCTGGGCGGGTGGCAGAGTGCCGCGTTCCGCGACGAGGAACTCGACGCCGCGCTCGGCGTCGACGGCTTCGCCGAGGGATCCCTCTACATGTTCGGTGCTGGTGTGCCGGTGCTGGCCGAGACCGGGATGCCGGCGGGGATCACCCGGGCCCGGCTCACCGACCCGGCCCGCCTCGTCGCGCCACATCCGACGGACGGGCGCGCCGGCGGCACCAGCGGGTGA
- a CDS encoding PepSY domain-containing protein, translating to MSTTATPASEPETPLAPVAAGAPPGTSAGRRRSIGPLVLRLHFYAGVLIAPFLVVAALTGLAFVFTPQLDSLVYAHELRVDAGTAPARPLAEQVVAARAAHPDGELASVLPPVEATDTTQVVFNLPYLGEKQHTVYVDPYTNEVRGTLTTWFGETPLMTWLDDLHRNLHLGVVGRHYSELAASWLWVVVLGGLFLWLRRQWTGRRKLRRTVLPDLAANVGVRRTRSWHAATGVWLAIGLLALSATGLTWSRYAGGNFDIVQNEFNAHSPTLETALPGAAPGGHADGGGHHGGGTTTGDFDPADVDRATSIAREAGVDGKVIVTPPAEPGTAWVVAQDDPFWPYGWDRVAVDPAAGSVVARSDFADWPLLAQLSKLGVAFHMGFLFGIVNQILLAALAVGLLCVIVWGYRMWWQRRPTRADRRAPLGTPPERGAWRQTHPLVAIVALLVAVAVGWALPTLGVTLAAFLVVDVILGVLQRRRARRAIPTSPAPTRN from the coding sequence GTGTCAACAACCGCGACGCCGGCGTCGGAGCCGGAAACCCCGCTCGCACCAGTCGCCGCCGGCGCACCGCCGGGGACATCGGCCGGACGGCGGCGGTCGATCGGGCCGCTGGTGCTGCGGCTGCACTTCTACGCCGGAGTTCTGATCGCGCCGTTCCTGGTCGTGGCCGCGCTGACCGGTCTCGCGTTCGTCTTCACACCACAGCTGGACAGCCTCGTCTACGCCCACGAGCTGCGCGTCGACGCGGGTACCGCACCCGCCCGCCCGTTGGCCGAGCAGGTGGTGGCGGCCCGCGCCGCCCATCCGGACGGCGAGCTGGCGTCGGTGCTCCCACCGGTGGAGGCGACCGACACCACCCAGGTGGTGTTCAACCTGCCGTACCTGGGGGAGAAGCAGCACACCGTCTACGTGGACCCGTACACCAACGAGGTGCGCGGCACCCTGACCACCTGGTTCGGCGAGACGCCGCTGATGACCTGGCTGGATGACCTGCACCGCAACCTGCATCTCGGTGTGGTGGGGCGGCACTACTCCGAGCTGGCGGCGAGCTGGCTGTGGGTCGTCGTCCTCGGTGGTCTGTTCCTGTGGCTGCGCCGCCAGTGGACCGGTCGACGCAAGCTGCGCCGCACCGTGCTGCCCGACCTTGCCGCGAACGTGGGTGTGCGCCGTACCCGCAGCTGGCACGCGGCCACCGGGGTGTGGTTGGCGATCGGGCTGCTCGCGCTCTCCGCGACCGGGTTGACGTGGTCGCGCTACGCCGGCGGGAACTTCGACATCGTCCAGAACGAGTTCAACGCGCACAGCCCCACCCTCGAAACCGCCCTGCCCGGCGCCGCCCCGGGCGGTCACGCCGATGGTGGCGGGCATCACGGCGGCGGTACCACGACCGGAGATTTCGATCCGGCCGACGTGGACAGGGCCACGTCGATCGCCCGCGAGGCCGGCGTGGACGGGAAGGTGATCGTCACGCCACCCGCCGAGCCCGGTACGGCGTGGGTGGTGGCGCAGGACGACCCCTTCTGGCCGTACGGCTGGGACCGGGTCGCCGTCGACCCGGCCGCCGGGAGCGTCGTGGCGCGCTCCGACTTTGCCGACTGGCCGCTGCTGGCGCAGCTGTCCAAGCTGGGCGTCGCGTTCCACATGGGTTTCCTGTTCGGGATCGTCAACCAGATCCTGCTCGCCGCGCTCGCCGTCGGGCTGCTCTGCGTCATCGTCTGGGGATACCGGATGTGGTGGCAGCGCCGTCCCACCCGCGCCGACCGGCGCGCACCCCTGGGTACCCCGCCCGAGCGCGGCGCGTGGCGGCAGACCCATCCACTGGTCGCGATCGTCGCGCTGCTGGTCGCGGTGGCGGTGGGCTGGGCGTTGCCGACGCTCGGTGTCACGCTCGCCGCGTTCCTCGTCGTCGACGTGATCCTCGGCGTGCTCCAACGCCGGCGGGCGCGGCGGGCGATACCGACCTCGCCCGCACCGACCCGAAACTGA